caaataagggttatgataaaactaggttaacctagttttatcttaacattaacccttccctaaatcaacccttcccccaaacggacCTTAAAAATTTAGTaagaaagttttaaaaaaagaactgttgTTCAATCCTCCACCAAAGTTAAGAAAACGGAgagaaaaaatcaaatcaaatcaaaataacACTGTATTACTAAATAGTTTTAAAACTacactattaataaataatttgaaaatctGGAATATTCCTCCAAACATGTTTGTTGTGAGATCATTGCTCACCTCACAAAAATAACTGTATCAAAAATCGAAGTATTTAAAAAACTTGTCAATTTTACATATTTAATTGACAGAATAGAACCAACCATTCTagaaatatgaatatgaatagaTTCCTCTGGAAATATTTTAAGTATAGGAATAGATCAAACTATTTATAAGTTGTATCAAAATTTTAtgcattttttataatttagataaacattaatattattaatgttAAAAAATGATATTCAAATATACTACAGTCTAGTCCATCAATATCTGTTATTCATAACAGTCTATCTATccacaagaaaaataaaactaaatttagTACGGGGAGGAGTGAGAGTGAGAGTGAGGAGTGAGTTAgtgtaaatttatttatttgaccAAAATGATGGTTGTTACGTGTAGTCTATATATACCTagaaattatttatataaattaatagATCAATTATTGTGacttctccttttctttccacaactttcttcttttccatttATAACATTTATTATGAGGTCACCACTGAGGTCATCTTAATTTTAAAGTTTTCCAAACTAagattctttcattttctttattattatttttgtaattattaatTGTATTCTTTGACCTATTTTTCTTCCCCAACTTCAACACACataatatatattgatataaTAATTGTAATATCATCTTTGAAATCAAACACAATTTTCTCACCCCTCATACACTATATTATATTGGTAgatattttcttctctttctctacTTCGTAAATGTATTACCCGAGTATAGTGTCCTGTATCATGTGCAAGAGTAATGCAAATCAATCTATTTGGTACCATACCATCTAAATGTAAATGTAAATGGAGGAACCATGCCCATATTCAAAATGGCACATTTGGAGGCAATCATACCATTGATAAATGTAGTATAGGCTTCGAAATAATGATGACatatatgttatatatcaaTACAAAGGCTAACTACACTAGTCATTATTATAAGTTTATCTATCATAggatttgttatatatatatatatctatggGATATGGGGTATTTAAATCTCCTGACTCTCCGTGGAATGAGTATACaataaaaggataattattatttggttatttttgtgttgaataattttaattatgtcTTACCATCTTTTCTTAAGTATCAATTTAGATAGTTTTTTCTAATCTAATTACATGAATTTAGTGagaattttaatttagttttcttATGGTAGTAGACTTAAACTACTTATACGTTTTAAAAGGTTTATAATAATGTGTAATTTGATGATTATAGAAGTTTAGGAatgttttttcttaaaaaaaaattaaattgatgaaAGATATGAAACGTAACTTTGATCCCGAAATTGATTGGACGAGAGATACAAACTCTAACATCGAAATTGAGATATAGTAAGTATGTTATTTTAGTTGAGTAATAGGCAATAACTTAatattgataattttattatatgtttatttttttcatttcaaatgACATGGGACATAGATTTCATATCAGGAATATAAATATATCAGATATTACATCTGAAAAAACacagaaaaataattttaattttgagcaagaaaatcattaagaaaaaattttaaatgcaTGTTTGGCTTCACATATCATTTTGTACATCTTACAAAATTATCATATCATACAGATAAGTAAATCTTTAAATTTACTTAAAAGTGTCAGTTATAttaggaaagaagaagaaattttggtttaaatgtactcataaataataataataaaaaagatggaaagaaagaTTGGAAGGAAAGAGGACTATGGATATATCTATAAGTTGCGGTGTACTATATCTCAATATAGTTATCTATACTTAAATTGATTGCTAATTTTATAGAAAcgaataaataaatttttactTACCGATAAACTTTAGGAAACGTTATTAATATTCCAATAACCGTCGTAGTATCTTTGCAAATGAAAGAGCAACTTAAAAatctttataaatatattaatttttaataaaaacaagcTTTCTATACCATTTAGCTTAGAGTTTTAGCCTTTTAATCTAACTCGATCACCCTAATTTGTCACATAAAAAAATTCTAGAAAACTTAAATATGACACTTTACAATTACACGTCTAGTCGAAATTGTGTCCTTTGAAGGATAGATTTTCTTGtttttagtaggtttggaagCGTTAGAAGTCTTAGGTGTACGTCCAAATTGATTGATTTACAGACTAGAGGACATCAAACTTGAAATTCTCACCTATACATTGACCAACAAGAAAAAGATTTTTCCAGAGAGgcattgaaattttgaaaacaagaGCTGTTTCCATGCTCCTTCTCACCTTACTTAATTACCTTTTTGTCCTTTACCCTTttctgtctctctctctctctctctctctaatttTGCAATATACGGTTCCCTATAAAATGGTTCCTTCGTTATTATTGTGATGATCAACTTGGGTAACAATGGCAGAGGAAGTGAAGTTGTTGGATTTTTGGCCCAGCATGTTTGGTATGAGAGTTAGAATAGCTTTGGCACAGAAGGGTGTGGCTTATGAGTATATTGAAGAAGATCTGAGAAACAAGAGCCCTTTGCTTCTTCAAATGAATCCAATTCATAAGAAAATCCCAGTTCTGATTCACAATGGAAAACCCATTTGTGAATCTTCCATTATTGTTCAGTATATTGATGAAGTTTGGAATGACAAAGCTCCTCTCTTGCCTTCTCATCCTTATGACAGAGCTCAAGCCAGATTTTGGGTTGATTTCATTGATAAGAAGGTTAAATTTGTCTTCTCCCCTTTCTCTCTTCTTTgcataatttttcttttcttttggttgTTGTTAAAAGTTGgtgtcttttattaaaaaatacaCCACCACCCCCTCGTAAAAGTTGGTAAAAAGTATTGTTTATTAACGTACGAATTCGAGAAGCTTGACCCATTCATAATAGAAATTCTTTTTTGCTAAATGACATGCTTGAGTGGATGGGGGTTAATTTCTAGCATAAAACTCAACCTGTGATATTCCAACAATATTAGGTTAATATTTCTAAAGTAGATAATATGATATTATTCGCGACCACATACAGTTCTGATAGGTCCCACTGAATTTATAAtagatatttatatatatatatatatattttttgttaaatattgtCTATAGCTTTATGATCCTACAAGGAAGATATGGGCTACCAAGGGAGAAGAGCATGAAGCAGGAAAGAAGGAGATGATAGAAATATTGAAGCAATTGGAACAAGTTCTTGGAGAAAAGGACTATTTTGGAGGTGAAAGTATGGGAATTATAGACATTGCTTTGATTGGATTTTACAGCTGGTTCTATACATATGAGACAATAGGGAAATTCAGCATTGAGGCCGAGTGTCCAAAGATAATAAGTTGGGGAAAGAGATGTTTGCAAAATGAGAGTGTGGCTAAGTCCCTTCCTGACTCCAGAAAGATCTATGATTTTGTGGTTCAAGTGCAAAAAGCTATGGGGATTATTTGACCAAAACAATCACTAATAAATTCATGTGTAATGTTTTATATGTTGTGtttagtttggaggggtttttGGGTATTTTAATTTCTGTGTTTTGGGTcttctaaagaaaaaaagatggtTCATTTGCGCATTTGCTTGATTGTGTGTGTGCTTTTGAACAATTTGTCAATGTAGCGAGTCTCACTGTTCAATAAAATGGCAATATTGTCATAAATTGCCATTTACTTTTGGTGAATGCTGATCTTTAAGAATTTGTTTTGGTTTCACTTGGTAAATGCTCTGTTTCCCAATTGTTCTGAGTTTTCCAGTACATCTCCGCACCCGCCTTCTCCAAATTTTCAACATTAGATGCTAACTATAGTTTAAGATCTTATCATCAACATATTGCATCCCAAGAACTCTAACACAACAAATAATTCTTGCTAGTCATCCCCTGTCACCAATCACTATACTTTTCTTGTCAACACGAACAGAATGTCCCTTTCACCATCCATTTCCGTCTTCTACTTATTCACACTTGGTTTCCGGTTAAACATCAATACACTCCCTCTTTCATCCCCAAAAATCTTCTTTCTTACCTTCTTCAACAAAATGAACATTTCTTTCGATAAATAtcgtcttcttcaattcttaaaagaattgcAAATGTATAGATGGAGTTCTATTTTTTCGATTACAAAATTTGTATGGTCATAAGGGTTAATGGATGGAATCCAATGgacagaatctttcagaaaattgttaGTTTGATAACATTtgcaataaattcaaagaacgTATATATAATGGTTGATTGAAAGATATATGGTATTAGGTAGGAAGAAGAGATCTTATTAAGCaaatctcaatttttaaaaataaaatatttgagatTTAGTGAACCAAATGAGCTCTTTTCATTTCCATTTTTAATTTCACACTCAATTTgtatcatataattattaatttatttataacatttgaaagaaaataacattTGAGGAGGTTCAAGATTTTACCTCCCAATACCAACTCCCTACCATACCA
This region of Cucumis melo cultivar AY chromosome 7, USDA_Cmelo_AY_1.0, whole genome shotgun sequence genomic DNA includes:
- the LOC103492981 gene encoding probable glutathione S-transferase parC isoform X1, translated to MAEEVKLLDFWPSMFGMRVRIALAQKGVAYEYIEEDLRNKSPLLLQMNPIHKKIPVLIHNGKPICESSIIVQYIDEVWNDKAPLLPSHPYDRAQARFWVDFIDKKLYDPTRKIWATKGEEHEAGKKEMIEILKQLEQVLGEKDYFGGESMGIIDIALIGFYSWFYTYETIGKFSIEAECPKIISWGKRCLQNESVAKSLPDSRKIYDFVVQVQKAMGII
- the LOC103492981 gene encoding probable glutathione S-transferase parC isoform X2, with amino-acid sequence MAEEVKLLDFWPSMFGMRVRIALAQKGVAYEYIEEDLRNKSPLLLQMNPIHKKIPVLIHNGKPICESSIIVQYIDEVWNDKAPLLPSHPYDRAQARFWVDFIDKKIWATKGEEHEAGKKEMIEILKQLEQVLGEKDYFGGESMGIIDIALIGFYSWFYTYETIGKFSIEAECPKIISWGKRCLQNESVAKSLPDSRKIYDFVVQVQKAMGII